From Anopheles coluzzii chromosome 3, AcolN3, whole genome shotgun sequence, the proteins below share one genomic window:
- the LOC120957190 gene encoding uncharacterized protein C1orf50 homolog, translating into MDLEPAAKEYQNAISKVQLVERNPAPNGTAIVSMYRTGVREANDIVSLAKEIQSADVAVTNNACAKLVMIAEQIRFLQQQAKKILDETQSAQQLHHAACNFRKIPGHIYHLYKRPSGQTYFSMLSPNEWGPKGCEHQYLGSYKLEHDQTWTPVDKIEQVQENIRWAHRVLDTGLNSNRNGFLSIDGGAANVEEDAEEQKES; encoded by the exons ATGGATCTCGAACCAGCGGCAAAGGAGTATCAGAATGCGATATCAAAAG TGCAATTGGTTGAGCGCAATCCGGCACCGAATGGTACCGCGATCGTCAGCATGTACCGGACGGGCGTGCGGGAAGCGAACGATATAGTGAGCCTCGCCAAGGAGATCCAGTCGGCGGACGTGGCCGTGACGAACAATGCGTGCGCCAAGCTGGTGATGATTGCCGAGCAGATCCGcttcctgcagcagcaggcgaAGAAGATACTGGACGAGACGCAGTCGGCCCAGCAGCTGCACCATGCGGCGTGCAATTTCCGCAAAATCCCGGGCCACATCTACCACCTGTACAAGCGACCGTCGGGCCAGACGTACTTTAGCATGCTGTCGCCGAACGAGTGGGGCCCGAAAGGGTGCGAACACCAGTACCTGGGCAGCTACAAGCTCGAGCACGATCAGACGTGGACGCCGGTGGACAAGATCGAGCAGGTGCAGGAGAACATACGGTGGGCGCACCGGGTGCTGGACACGGGGTTGAACAGCAACCGGAACGGCTTCCTGTCGATTGATGGCGGGGCAGCGAACGTGGAGGAGGATGCGGAGGAGCAAAAGGAATCTTAA
- the LOC120957188 gene encoding protein hook → MENDKMEIYESLIRWLSELNLSAPHGTVQELSDGAALAQALNQIAPEVFTDSWLSKIKSDVGANWRLKVSNLRKIIEGIYVYYQDELSLNLSEELRPDALKIAEKGDPHELGRLLQLILGCAVNCLEKQKYITQIMELEESLQRNIMAALQDIEYIWQGASPSRNSINTAATSLDVKTLQEDRDTLAQKCHETNKKMLGLIEEKAALQQEIVKLQAIVGRYENPNLIGDDGTSLGPIQLGSSRYNDLRKLVDSLKDELLQAETARDDLKMKSMIQEKEIGELQVKIDELHAATAEIAQLKDEIDILKEANEKLKICETQLQTYKKKLEDYNDLKKQIKLQEERSADYLKQNLEYEEEAKKYAGLKGQVELYKKKIQDLHGMLDEEMGKTVRAEFEYNQLQGQLAVVQREKETLLSERDTLREALDELKCGQAVGADGVGHGGPGGNTMSKELHSNDVCERIERLERENKALREGQGGQTALSQLLDDANQRNEKLREQLKSANQKILLLSQHHAEDGTTKSELEMQMKQTLELGEQRSSAQQQLDETTQHQLSNLHTKIANLEAALVVKDQELQAADVRYKKCVEKAKEVIKTLDAHAISEALLMDKVDSASGTGVDATLTTVGNGGTAARAPMGQQEEQLIATAFYRLGMVCHREAVDARLLSGPGQSFLARQRQPAARKPLNANYAKK, encoded by the exons ATGGAAAACGATAAAATGGAAATCTACGAATCGCTGATACGCTGGCTCAGCGAGCTGAACCTGTCCGCCCCGCACGGTACGGTGCAGGAGCTGTCGGACGGGGCGGCCCTCGCCCAAGCGCTCAACCAAATCGCGCCGGAAGTGTTCACCGACAGCTGGCTGTCCAAGATCAAGTCGGACGTCGGCGCGAACTGGCGGCTGAAGGTGAGCAATCTGCGGAAAATCATCGAAGGCATCTACGTGTACTATCAGGACGAGCTGAGCCTGAACCTGTCGGAGGAGCTGCGCCCGGACGCGCTGAAAATCGCGGAAAAGGGTGACCCGCACGAACTCGGCCGGCTGCTGCAGCTCATACTCGGCTGTGCGGTGAACTGCCTGGAGAAGCAGAAGTACATCACGCAGATCATGGAGCTGGAGGAGTCGCTGCAGCGGAACATAATGGCCGCCCTGCAGGACATCGAGTACATCTGGCAGGGTGCGTCGCCGTCGCGCAACTCGATCAACACGGCCGCCACGAGCCTGGACGTGAAAACGCTGCAGGAGGACCGGGACACGCTGGCCCAAAAGTGTCACGAAACGAACAAAAAGATGCTCGGGTTGATAGAGGAAAAGGCGGCCCTGCAGCAGGAGATCGTGAAGCTGCAGGCCATCGTGGGACGGTACGAAAACCCGAACCTGATCGGCGACGACGGAACGTCGCTCGGGCCGATACAGCTCGGTTCGTCGCGCTACAACGACCTGCGCAAGCTGGTCGACAGCCTGAAGGATGAGCTGCTGCAGGCGGAAACGGCCCGGGACGACCTGAAGATGAAGTCGATGATACAGGAGAAGGAGATCGGCGAGCTGCAGGTAAAGATCGATGAGCTGCACGCGGCGACGGCCGAGATCGCGCAGTTGAAGGACGAGATCGACATCCTGAAGGAGGCGAACGAGAAGCTGAAAATCTGCGAAACGCAGCTGCAAACGTACAAGAAGAAGCTGGAGGACTACAATGATTTGAAGAAACAGATCAAGCTGCAGGAGGAACGGAGCGCCGACTACCTGAAGCAAAATCTCGAATACGAGGAGGAAGCGAAGAAGTACGCCGGGCTGAAGGGGCAGGTAGAGCTGTACAAGAAGAAGATACAGGATCTGCACGGCATGCTGGACGAGGAGATGGGCAAGACGGTGCGGGCCGAGTTCGAGTACAACCAGCTGCAGGGCCAGCTGGCGGTGGTGCAGCGGGAGAAGGAGACATTGCTGAGCGAGCGGGACACGCTGCGGGAAGCGCTGGATGAGCTGAAGTGTGGCCAGGCAGTGGGTGCGGATGGAGTAGGCCATGGTGGGCCGGGTGGAAACACAATGTCCAAGGAGCTGCACTCGAACGATGTGTGCGAGCGCATCGAGCGGCTAGAGCGGGAGAACAAGGCGCTGCGGGAGGGACAGGGCGGTCAAACGGCACTTTCG CAATTACTGGACGATGCAAATCAGCGCAATGAAAAGCTGCGCGAGCAGCTGAAATCCGCCAACCAGAAGATCCTTCTACTGAGCCAGCACCACGCGGAAGATGGAACCACCAAGAG TGAGCTGGAAATGCAGATGAAACAAACGCTGGAGCTCGGAGAGCAGCGCTCCTCCGCACAGCAGCAACTGGACGAAACGACGCAGCACCAGCTCAGCAATCTGCACACGAAAATAGCCAACCTCGAGGCGGCCCTCGTCGTGAAGGACCAGGAGCTGCAGGCGGCCGACGTGCGCTACAAAAAGTGTGTCGAGAAGGCGAAGGAAGTCATCAAAACGCTCGATGCGCATGCAATCAGCG AAGCCCTGCTGATGGATAAGGTGGATTCGGCCAGTGGGACCGGTGTCGATGCCACCCTGACGACGGTCGGCAACGGTGGTACCGCGGCCCGTGCACCGATGGGCCAGCAGGAGGAGCAGCTCATCGCTACCGCCTTCTACCGGCTCGGCATGGTTTGCCACCGGGAAGCGGTCGATGCGCGTCTGCTAAGCGGTCCGGGGCAGAGCTTCCTCGCCCGCCAGCGACAACCGGCGGCCCGGAAACCGCTCAACGCCAACTACGCCAAAAAGTGA
- the LOC120958314 gene encoding zinc finger protein 629-like, translating into MQETTCFSESISVCRFCLASSDNLQHIFNHETIDIPAIVKILTNLEVAESDPFSKLVCSKCIAIVESIVEFRRSCLQSFHEAERKLVPQDEPSLHKELLQVEFIKCESPGISDYDGYEQEDTFSNQSEGKPEHDGERENSSIQASDKQCRNDNTTEQLRATTVEARKAQSSENEANDTLSTSQRSGNKPKFIPKLTGIVKAEHSKTREKNKQKASSQTARPNGQIQTLRIDSSSNHNVNNRPKKPESVKPQIYACEVCGKTFKTKSNYTNHRKTHNWSEASAAPNSTPEQQSMSEPKRIYLCNICGHNCGSSSNLSVHLRRHNGQSVCECTVCGKGFPRRSDLVMHMRKHTGEKPYVCPTCGRGFSRLDKLRIHIRTHTGEKPYRCPCGRGYAQKNDLKTHQKRNICGQNFDVEKLLAPRPTTICIKSPPRQSAQSSHGAPSHSTAPNAIPSTYSTRRDAGLNLEHEPMEDMVFPGSWANCHTTPHHFQHHERDATDGYEDGSSYTHQSKLTA; encoded by the exons atgcAAGAAACTACATGCTTTAGTGAAAGCATTTCAGTTTGTCGATTTTGTCTAGCAAGCAGTGACAATTTGCAGCACATTTTCAACCACGAAACTATCGACATTCCGGCAATTGTAAAGATTCTAACAAACCTAGAG GTGGCTGAAAGTGATCCATTCTCCAAGCTCGTGTGCAGCAAATGCATCGCCATCGTAGAAAGTATTGTGGAGTTCCGAAGGAGCTGTCTTCAATCGTTCCATGAAGCTGAACGGAAATTGGTGCCGCAAGACGAACCATCCCTTCACAAAGAGCTGTTGCAGGTGGAGTTTATTAAATGTGAATCGCCAGGAATCTCTGACTACGATGGGTACGAGCAGGAGGATACATTTTCCAACCAATCCGAGGGTAAGCCGGAGCATGATGGAGAACGTGAAAACAGCTCGATTCAAGCTAGCGATAAGCAGTGTAGAAATGATAATACAACAGAACAGCTAAGAGCTACAACTGTGGAAGCAAGAAAGGCTCAATCGTcagaaaatgaagcaaacgaCACTTTATCCACTAGCCAACGCAGCGGGAACAAACCGAAGTTCATCCCCAAGCTTACAGGGATCGTTAAGGCAGAG CACTCCAAGACAcgtgagaaaaacaaacagaaagctTCCTCCCAAACAGCCCGACCAAACGGCCAAATTCAAACGCTGCGAATAGATTCCTCCAGCAATCACAATGTGAATAATCGACCGAAAAAGCCCGAATCGGTCAAACCACag ATTTACGCGTGTGAGGTGTGCGGCAAGACGTTCAAAACGAAATCCAACTACACCAACCACCGGAAAACGCACAACTGGAGTGAGGCTAGTGCCGCGCCAAACAGCACGCCCGAACAGCAGTCCATGTCTGAGCCGAAGCGTATCTATCTGTGCAACATCTGCGGCCATAACTGTGGCTCGTCCAGCAACTTGAGCGTCCATTTGCGACGCCACAACGGCCAAAGCGTGTGCGAGTGTACGGTGTGTGGGAAAGGCTTTCCACGTCGGTCCGATCTCGTGATGCATATGCGCAAACATACGG gTGAAAAACCGTACGTCTGCCCTACTTGTGGGCGTGGATTTTCACGGCTGGATAAGCTTCGCATCcacattcgcacacacacgggagaGAAACCGTACCGGTGCCCCTGCGGACGGGGATATGCACAG AAAAACGATCtaaaaacgcaccaaaaacGCAACATTTGCGGACAAAACTTTGACGTGGAAAAACTACTCGCACCCCGGCCGACAACGATCTGCATCAAATCTCCGCCGCGTCAGTCGGCACAGTCCTCCCATGGCGCGCCTTCCCACAGCACAGCGCCAAACGCCATTCCATCAACATATTCGACCCGTAGAGACGCTGGACTGAATCTCGAGCACGAGCCGATGGAGGACATGGTGTTCCCGGGCAGCTGGGCCAATTGCCACACGACGCCACACCATTTCCAACACCACGAAAGAGATGCAACGGATGGTTATGAGGACGGCAGCTCGTACACGCACCAGTCAAAGCTTACAGCGTGA
- the LOC120958313 gene encoding uncharacterized protein LOC120958313, with translation MTAKKDKDYKNHKHGSELSATAISSKLDSHLASQTGTTAPGLIHAAQDPLKRTNKPLMEKRRRARINQSLAILKALILESTVKSKSGDGQTKHSKLEKADILELTVRHFQRHRNLDSPGIDKYRAGYTDCAREVARYLATPEPPPLPSVPTLTDAGSKARLLRHLDNCIAEIDTEICPKTVATGANGLPPVAASPGVGQDGKMLVDGVGAGGAAMYDGLKKTKDLMVEYGGAGGVVPQDTNPLDFSKTNREIGRSPYSYRGSPTDLALLGPKSTSLLHQDENNNRGTSGGTIGVHSAKPTGHHHPQATVSVANLEDMIHGSEIATTSAAASSHSAAALNKMMLGHHQQHGKLSIEMASLKNCRIDPSAIKHEPGTAAALLANGYSTASSAVSSPTPSPAGGILESDKDVSNHSEHSAVVPQPVTAGYPPQSQVALLLPDHYIQLATALGLGSTPPMLDHHSAAAAAAAAAAAASLSSTDFETLIEQNRRQAAVLAHEKMTAEMLGSLHALPDNVDEGYWELYKKSLGIPDSISKLSLTDVRALMAKGMPPKVECGPPSSSVTPVPTVPPVTKMEIDDQQQQQQQHQHHHQQHHLHQQQHHAVHHTAGSVKSEPPSSGSPGLTSEPDVADGRASANGSRSPHSVKKESSSDGDVPMPAARPDPSHTPYLEERRSLSPRSVEDRRSPTSSNASGGSSERCNSTSTVDGLHAPTWRPW, from the exons ATGACTGCAAAGAAGGATAAGGACTACAAGAATCATAAACACGGCAGTG AGTTAAGCGCAACAGCAATCTCGTCCAAGCTCGACAGTCACCTAGCCAGCCAAACCGGCACCACCGCACCGGGTCTGATACACGCGGCGCAGGATCCACTGAAACGCACCAACAAACCACTGATGGAGAAGCGACGACGGGCACGCATCAACCAGAGCCTGGCCATCCTGAAGGCCCTCATCCTCGAGTCGACGGTCAAGAGCAAGTCGGGCGATGGGCAGACGAAACACTCCAAGCTCGAGAAGGCGGACATACTGGAGCTCACCGTGCGGCACTTCCAGCGACACCGCAATCTCGACAGTCCGGGCATCGATAAGTACCGGGCAGGGTATACGGACTGTGCGCGGGAGGTGGCACGGTATTTAGCCACGCcggaaccaccaccactgccgaGCGTACCGACGCTGACGGACGCTGGGTCGAAGGCACGATTGCTGCGCCATCTGGACAACTGCATTGCGGAGATCGATACGGAGATCTGTCCGAAGACGGTGGCGACGGGTGCGAATGGATTGCCACCGGTTGCCGCTTCGCCAGGCGTCGGACAGGACGGCAAGATGCTGGTGGATGGTGTTGGTGCGGGTGGAGCGGCCATGTACGATGGGCTGAAGAAAACCAAAGACTTGATGGTGGAGTACGGTGGTGCGGGTGGTGTCGTACCGCAGGACACGAACCCGCTGGACTTTAGCAAGACGAACCGGGAAATTGGACGCTCCCCTTACTCGTACCGTGGATCACCGACCGATCTTGCACTGCTGGGGCCGAAGTCAACGTCGTTG CTACACCAAGACGAAAACAACAATCGAGGTACGAGCGGTGGCACAATCGGTGTGCACAGCGCCAAGCCAACCGGGCACCATCACCCGCAGGCAACGGTTTCGGTGGCCAATCTGGAGGACATGATCCACGGCAGCGAGATCGCAACAACATCTGCCGCTGCCAGCAGTCATTCCGCGGCCGCACTTAACAAAATGATGCTCggccatcatcagcagcacggCAAGCTGTCGATCGAGATGGCAAGCCTGAAGAACTGTCGGATCGATCCGAGTGCGATCAAGCACGAACCGGGCACGGCGGCCGCACTGCTTGCCAACGGATACTCTACCGCATCATCAGCCGTCTCTTCGCCGACTCCTTCCCCAGCCGGAGGGATTCTAGAGTCGGATAAGGACGTTTCAAAT CACTCCGAGCACAGTGCCGTGGTACCACAGCCGGTAACCGCCGGCTATCCACCCCAGAGCCAGGTAGCGCTGCTCCTTCCCGACCACTACATCCAGCTAGCGACGGCCCTCGGGCTCGGCAGCACGCCGCCCATGCTCGATCACCACTCAGCGGCGGCCGCTGCAGCAGCCGCTGCCGCAGCCGCTTCCCTCTCCAGCACCGACTTCGAAACGCTGATCGAGCAGAACCGGCGGCAGGCGGCCGTGCTGGCACACGAAAAGATGACCGCCGAAATGCTGGGCAGCCTGCACGCCCTGCCCGACAACGTGGACGAAGGCTACTGGGAGCTGTACAAGAAGTCGCTCGGCATACCGGACTCGATCAGCAAGCTCAGCCTCACCGATGTGCGCGCGCTGATGGCGAAAGGGATGCCACCGAAGGTGGAGTGTGGACCGCCGTCGTCCTCGGTCACGCCCGTCCCAACCGTGCCACCCGTCACCAAGATGGAGATcgacgatcagcagcagcagcagcagcagcatcaacaccatcaccagcaacaccatctccaccagcagcaacatcatgCGGTGCATCATACGGCCGGTTCGGTGAAAAGTGAACCACCGTCCAGTGGTTCACCGGGGCTGACGAGCGAACCGGACGTAGCGGACGGCCGGGCCAGCGCCAATGGCAGCCGAAGCCCGCACAGCGTCAAGAAGGAATCGTCCTCGGACGGGGATGTACCGATGCCGGCCGCCCGGCCGGATCCGTCCCACACGCCGTATCTGGAGGAGCGGCGCAGCTTAAGCCCACGATCGGTCGAGGATCGAAGATCGCCGACGAGCAGCAATGCGAGCGGCGGTAGCAGCGAACGGTGCAACAGCACGAGCACGGTGGACGGGCTGCACGCACCCACGTGGCGTCCGTGGTAG